The genomic window CTTTTATTGCAAAAGGAGAGGGTGCTTATTTAATTGATATTGATGGAAATAAATATTTAGATTTTGTACAAAGTTGGGGCCCTCTTATTTTTGGACATTGTGATAAAGATATTGAAGAAGCAGTAATTAAAACAGCAAAAAATGGTTTATCTTTTGGTGCACCAACAGTTTTAGAGACTGAACTAGCAAGTGAAATTGTTGAAATGTACGATAATATTGATAAAGTTAGATTTGTAAGTTCTGGAACAGAAGCTACAATGAGTGCTATTAGACTTGCACGTGGAGTAACAGGAAAAAGTGATATTATAAAGTTTGAAGGTTGTTACCATGGACACTCTGATTCTTTACTTGTACAAGCAGGTTCTGGAATGGCAACTTGTGGAGCTCCAAGTAGTCCAGGTGTGCCAGCTGACTTAACAAAACATACACTTTTATGTGAATATAACAATATTGAAAATCTAAAAAAATGTTTTGCAGAAAGTTCTGATATTGCTTGTATTATTATAGAACCAATAGCTGGGAATATGGGATTAATTCCTGCTGATATTGAATTTTTAGAAGCTTGTAGAAAATTATGTGATGAGAATGGTACTTTATTAATTTATGATGAAGTTATGTCAGGGTTTAGAGCAAGTTTAACAGGGGCTAGCGGAATAGTTAGACCACAAGCTGATATTATTACTTTTGGAAAAGTAATTGGTGCTGGTATGCCAGTTGGTGCTTTTGCCTCAAATAGTAAAATTATGTCACAATTAAGTCCAGAGGGAAAAATCTACCAAGCTGGAACATTAAGTGGAAATCCTGTTGCAATGGCTGCTGGACTTACAAGTTTGAGAAAACTAAAAGCTAATCCTGCTATTTACGATGAATTAACTGCAAAATCAACAAGATTAATGAATGGTTTAAAAGAAGTTGCAACAAAATATAATATTCCTTTTCAAACAACAGTAAGAGGAAGTATGTTTGGGTTTTTCTTTTGTGAAAAAGAACCTAAAAACTTTAAAGATGTTAATAACTGTGATTTTAAAAGATTCGCAACATTTCATAGAGAAATGATAAAAAGAGGTTTTTATTTTGCTTGTAGTCAATATGAGTTAGGATTTATCTCTACAGTTATTACAAATGAAGACATTGACGCTTGCATTAATGCAGCTAACGAAATTATGAAAAATTTATAAAAAGGAAATTAAATGCCAACTATTAAGAATGTAGAATTAACAAAAAAAGCAAATATCTATTTTGATGGAAAAGTTACAAGTAGAGGTTTTGTTGATGAAAATGGAGTTAAAAAATCTTTAGGTATTATGATGCCAGGTGAATATACTTTTGGTACAAATGAAGCAGAGCATATGGAGATTATTTCAGGAAAAGTTGAGATTTTAATTGCTTGTGGTGATAGTAACTGGGAAACAATAAATGGTGGAGAATATTTTGAAGTACCTGCAAATTGTAGTTTTGAAATAAAAGTTTTAGAAATAACAGATTATTGTTGTACATATATTGCATAATTTTGGCTAATTAAATGGATAATCAAAATAACAATAAACCAAAACACCAAGATAAAGTTATCGCTTTAGATAACTTATCTTTAGGAATTTCAATTGTTGCTGCAATTATAATAGGTTTTGGTATTGGATATGGTTTAAAACAATTAACTGGATATACATGGACCTTATGGCTTGGTATTGCTTGGGGGATTGCAGCTGCTATTATGAATGTATATAGAGCATATAAAAGAGCTCAAAAAGAGTTTGAGGGTATGGAAAATGACCCGAGATATGCTTATAGAGCAAAACATGGAGATAAATCTTTTGATAAAGATGATGATGAAGATTAATCCAGAAATATTAAAATTTGCAAAGGTCTTTATTCTTTTAGACCTTTGTATGATAATTTATTCTTTAATATTTCAAAGTAATTTATGGTTTTTAAATACTCAAGTTGCATTTTTTTCTTCAATATTAATTACTATAGCTACTTTTTTATCTTATAAAACAAATATCGAAAATAGATTATCAAATATTGACTTAACTAAAATAAATGAAGGTGTTGATAGGGATAAAATTGATGAGATAGATGATCCTTATGATTTATATACGCAATATAAAGAGATACCAGAAGATGAATTAACAAGTGAAAAAATAAAAGAAATTTTAAATAATGAGAAATCAAAAGTAAAAAGAAACTCTTTTAAAAATACTCTTTTTTCAGCAAGTGGATTTTTATCAATTTATAGAGTTTTAGGTTATGGGATTTTAATATTTGGTTTTTTTGCTTTAAATAATAATAAGATTTTTCTACCAATTGCTTTTTTAATTGGATTAGGAATTGTTCCTCTTGGAGTTTTATTTTCAAAGCTTATTGAAAAAAAGCTTTGAAAATTTAGAGAATTAAAGGTAAATCAATAGTTACCTTATTCTCATCAGAAGTTAAAATAAAAGAGTTATTATCTTTTATATTTAACGATGAAAAATCATTTTTCTCATTCGAAAATATTTCAACACTTATCAAAGAGTATTTTTTATTATCAATTTTAATATATTCACCAATTTTTAATAAAATAGAACATGTAACATTGTTTTTATCTTTAAAAACTTCAAAAACACCATTTAATGTTTTTATAAATGAACTAGCATCTAATTTAAATTCAGGAATAGAAGGATCATAATTTTTTGTAAAATTAATATCATTTTTTATTTTACTTGTAGAAATTGCTAAATCAACTAAAGTAAAAATGTTTGTAGTATTTATATTTTTTATATTAAGGTTTGACTCTTTTTTAACCATAGCACTTTTATAAAGTTTCATATGGATTTCATCTTCATTTTCATACATTACAGTTACTGCATAAAAAGTATAATTTTTAATATTTAAGTCAATATAAGATGTTTGCGCCCCAAATGTTTTTGGGGCGTATGTTAAAGCTAAATCAAAAAGCTCTTTTTGTTTTATTCTATTTAATAAGAATTGAGCTTCTGAATTAGAATAGATAATTTTTGCAGTTGATGAAAAAGATAAAATAGGATTTAAATCTAATTCAACCCACTCTTCAAAAAAACTCATAATTCTAACTTTCTACGTAGTTTTTAAGATTTTTACCTACTTTTGGATGCTTTAATTTCTTAATAGCACTTGATTCAATTTGTCTAACTCTCTCTCTTGTTACTGAAAGTTCTTTTCCAATCTCTTCTAATGTTCTATCACTTGCATCTTCCATAAGACCAAATCTCATTCTAATTACTGCTTGTTCTCTTTCATTTAATTGACCTAGGATTTGATCAATTTGACCTTGTAAATCTTCTTTCATGATATTATCAACTGGTGTTGGAGCTTTTTCATCAGGAACGAAATCTCCAAATTTACCATCATCATCGCTTCCAATTGGAGCTTCAAGTGAAACTGGTTCTTTTGTAATTTTGATTACTTGTTTAACTTTATCAACAGGAAGCCCAACTTCTTTTGCAATTTCATCTACATCTGGCTCTTTCCCATTTTCTTGAATACCTTTTCTGATGATTTTATTGATTCTATTAATAGTTTCAATCATGTGAATAGGAATTCTAATTGTTCTTGCTTGATCTGCAATTGCTCTTGAAATTGCTTGTCTAATCCACCAAGTTGCATAAGTAGAGAATTTATAACCCTTTTTATACTCAAATTTATCAACAGCTTTCATTAATCCAATATTACCTTCTTGAATTAAGTCAAGGAATGGTAAACCTCTATTTGTATATCTTTTTGCAATAGATACAACAAGTCTTAGATTTGATTTTGCCATTCTTGTTTTTGAAGTATCAGTTATTTGTTTACCTCTTTTGATTTGTTCAAGAACATCTTTTAACTCTTCTGGTGCTAAATCAAAACCACCTTTTGAAGCTTCTTTTGTTTGGAAAAGTTTTTTTATTTCCATATAAGAAGAAACCATAGTTGCTTCTGGAACCATTGATGTAATTTGAGCTTTTGTTAAATTTACAATGTTATCTAAAATCTTCTTGTGATTTTTTAATAGTGTTTCATTAAATAAAGGTAATTTATACTCTAATCTTTTTAATTCACCATCAAAACCTGTATCAGATTTTAAAGCTGTTTCCATAGCTTTTACTATTTCTGTAATTAATTTAGAAGTTGGTCCTAAATCAAGTAAAGCTTCTTTTAAAATTTTCTTTTTAAATGCAACCGCAAGATTAAAAGTCATTTGATCTGTTTCGTCATCTGATTTTGCAGTCTCTTTTGCAGCAAATTTAAGCCAATCTTTTTTAGCTTTTTCAAGTATTTTAAATGCTTCAATAATAGTTTGCGCTCTTTTATCAAGTTTTTTTAATTTTTTAGCACTATTTTTTTCACTATCCTCTTCATCTGAAGAGTCGGAATCGTCATCATCATCTACAACTTCATCTTCGATATCATCTTCTTCTTCATTTTCAGAATCATCATCATCAAAATTTCTAAATAACTCTTTTACTTTTCTTTCTCTATTTACTAAAGGTTCTTTATATTCTAAAATGAAATCTATTAAGTAAGGTACATAACAAATAGCATCAAGAATAATATCTTCACCCATTTCAATTCTTTTAGAGATTTCAATCTCTTCTTCTTTAGTGAGTAATGGAATTTGACCC from Arcobacter venerupis includes these protein-coding regions:
- the hemL gene encoding glutamate-1-semialdehyde 2,1-aminomutase yields the protein MFEKSINAYEEAKKVIPGGVDSPVRAFNSVGGTPPFIAKGEGAYLIDIDGNKYLDFVQSWGPLIFGHCDKDIEEAVIKTAKNGLSFGAPTVLETELASEIVEMYDNIDKVRFVSSGTEATMSAIRLARGVTGKSDIIKFEGCYHGHSDSLLVQAGSGMATCGAPSSPGVPADLTKHTLLCEYNNIENLKKCFAESSDIACIIIEPIAGNMGLIPADIEFLEACRKLCDENGTLLIYDEVMSGFRASLTGASGIVRPQADIITFGKVIGAGMPVGAFASNSKIMSQLSPEGKIYQAGTLSGNPVAMAAGLTSLRKLKANPAIYDELTAKSTRLMNGLKEVATKYNIPFQTTVRGSMFGFFFCEKEPKNFKDVNNCDFKRFATFHREMIKRGFYFACSQYELGFISTVITNEDIDACINAANEIMKNL
- a CDS encoding pyrimidine/purine nucleoside phosphorylase, which produces MPTIKNVELTKKANIYFDGKVTSRGFVDENGVKKSLGIMMPGEYTFGTNEAEHMEIISGKVEILIACGDSNWETINGGEYFEVPANCSFEIKVLEITDYCCTYIA
- a CDS encoding AtpZ/AtpI family protein, coding for MDNQNNNKPKHQDKVIALDNLSLGISIVAAIIIGFGIGYGLKQLTGYTWTLWLGIAWGIAAAIMNVYRAYKRAQKEFEGMENDPRYAYRAKHGDKSFDKDDDED
- the rpoD gene encoding RNA polymerase sigma factor RpoD; the protein is MSVKDINKTIEQLVKEYKDSVLTYEKIIKIFPKAPSGPNIKKLLALIQLCNVTVISSQEQAKRMNAEEAKKRKELREKLIENEDDVYDLLKNKELLEWSRSDSPVRMYLREMGQIPLLTKEEEIEISKRIEMGEDIILDAICYVPYLIDFILEYKEPLVNRERKVKELFRNFDDDDSENEEEDDIEDEVVDDDDDSDSSDEEDSEKNSAKKLKKLDKRAQTIIEAFKILEKAKKDWLKFAAKETAKSDDETDQMTFNLAVAFKKKILKEALLDLGPTSKLITEIVKAMETALKSDTGFDGELKRLEYKLPLFNETLLKNHKKILDNIVNLTKAQITSMVPEATMVSSYMEIKKLFQTKEASKGGFDLAPEELKDVLEQIKRGKQITDTSKTRMAKSNLRLVVSIAKRYTNRGLPFLDLIQEGNIGLMKAVDKFEYKKGYKFSTYATWWIRQAISRAIADQARTIRIPIHMIETINRINKIIRKGIQENGKEPDVDEIAKEVGLPVDKVKQVIKITKEPVSLEAPIGSDDDGKFGDFVPDEKAPTPVDNIMKEDLQGQIDQILGQLNEREQAVIRMRFGLMEDASDRTLEEIGKELSVTRERVRQIESSAIKKLKHPKVGKNLKNYVES